CGATTGCGATGGAAGAGGGGCTGCGTTTCGCAGTTCGCGAAGGTGGCCGCACCGTGGGTGCCGGCGTTGTCGCGAAGATTCTCGAGTAATCTATCTCGGGTACTAAAGAAATCGCGGGTCCCGGCCACGGCCGGGCTCACGCACATCGGGTTAAAAGGCCAGTAGCTCAATTGGCAGAGCAGCGGTCTCCAAAACCGCAGGTTGGGGGTTCGATTCCCTCCTGGCCTGCCACTTTTTGCCCGGACAGGCAAAGGCTTAGCTGAATAGATGGCCGACAAACTAAAGTTGCTGGCAGCAGCACTGATCATCGCAGGAGCCATTGGCGGCTTCTATGTATTTGCGGATCAGGCGTTGTTTGTGCGCGTGCTGGGCTTGCTGGTTGCGGCCGGCATTGCCGTAGCTATCACGCTGCGCACGGAGCCGGGTGCAAACACCTGGCGATTTGGTCAGGGCGCGTTGATTGAAATTCGCAAAGTCGTCTGGCCTTCACGCAAAGAAACCACTCAGACCACATTGATCGTGATGGCGATGGTGTTCATCGTCGGCATCATCCTGTGGGTCTTCGATATGTTTCTGGCGTGGGCTATCCAACTGCTGACCGGCCAAGGGGGCTGAACGGAATGGCATTGCGTTGGTATGTGGTCCATGCCTATTCGGGCTTCGAGAACCAGGTCAAGCGTTCGCTCGAAGAACGCATCGTACGCAGCGGTCTCGAAGAGCGGTTCGGGGAAATCCTCGTCCCGACCGAAGAAGTTGTAGAGATGCGCGAAGGGCAAAAACGCAAGAGTGACCGTAAATTCTTTCCCGGCTATGTACTCGTTCAGATGGATATGAACGATGAGACCTGGCATTTGGTGAAAGATGTCCCGCGAGTCATGGGCTTCATCGGCGGTACCGGTGATCGCCCGGTCCCGATTTCCGATCGTGAAGCACAATCGATCCTGGAACGAGTTCAGGAGGGCGCCGAAAAACCGCGTCCGAAGGTCCTGTTCGAGCCGGGAGAAGTGGTTCGGATTACCGAAGGACCATTCAACGATTTCAACGGCGTTGTCGAGGAAGTGGATTACGAAAAAAGCCGACTGCGGGTCGCAGTGCTCATTTTCGGTCGTTCCACTCCCGTCGAGCTGGAGTTTGGGCAGGTAGAGAAAGGTTAAACGTGGATCGTACAGCACGACGGGTGGGGCGAGAAATCGCCGCACCCGTCGTGGCGTGCGTGTTCGCAAAACATCGGGGAGCCGCAAGGCGTTTGTACCCACGCTAAGGAGTCATCATGGCTAAGAAAATCCAGGCTTATATCAAGCTGCAGGTGCCTGCGGGGCAGGCAAACCCGAGCCCGCCCGTCGGCCCCGCGCTGGGTCAGCATGGCGTAAATATCATGGAGTTCTGCAAGGCGTTCAACGCACAGACCCAGGGTATGGAGCAGGGCCTGCCCACTCCGGTGGTGATCACGGTCTACAACGATCGTAGCTTCACGTTCGTCACCAAGACCCCGCCAGCTTCCATCCTCCTGAAGAAGGCCGCCGGCGTCCAGAAGGGCAGTAGTGTGCCCAACCGTGACAAAGTGGGCTCGGTGAACCGGGAGCAGCTTGAAGAGATCGCCAAGACCAAAGACCCCGATCTCACAGCCGCAGACCTTGATGCTGCAGTGCGGACCATTGCAGGCAGTGCCCGCAGTATGGGCATCAAGACGGAGGGGGTGTAAGCCATGGCGAAAATATCCAAGAGAATGCAGGCGATCCGGGAAAAACTGGAGCCAGGTAAGGCCTACGGAATCGACGAAGTGCTGAGCCTCCTGAAGGAGATCCCGAAGGCGAAGTTCGCCGAGTCGGTTGATGTCTCCGTGAACCTCGGCGTTGACCCGCGTAAGTCGGATCAGGTCGTGCGTGGATCCACTGTGTTGCCCAACGGCACCGGCAAGACGGTACGCGTGGCCGTATTCACCCAGGGCGCCAATGCCGATGCCGCCAAAGAGGCCGGCGCCGATATCGTCGGCATGGAAGATCTCGCCGAAGAAGTAAAGGCCGGCAAGATGGATTTCGACGTGGTGGTCGCCTCGCCGGATGCAATGCGGGTGGTTGGTCAACTGGGTCAGATACTGGGCCCGCGCGGTCTGATGCCGAACCCGAAAGTGGGCACGGTAACCCCGGATGTGGCCACAGCGGTCAAAAATGCCAAGGCCGGTCAGGTGCGCTACCGCACGGACAAGGGTGGCATTATCCACTGCTCGATCGGAAAGATCGATTTTGGTGATGAGGCGCTGAAACAGAATCTGCAGGCTCTCCTGGGCGATTTGCAGAAAGCCAAGCCGTCCGCCGCCAAGGGTATTTATATGAAAAAGGTGACTCTCTCCACCACGATGGGGCCGGGAGTCAGCGTAGACATGGCGACGTTGTCGCTGTGACGA
This genomic window from Thiohalomonas denitrificans contains:
- the secE gene encoding preprotein translocase subunit SecE — translated: MADKLKLLAAALIIAGAIGGFYVFADQALFVRVLGLLVAAGIAVAITLRTEPGANTWRFGQGALIEIRKVVWPSRKETTQTTLIVMAMVFIVGIILWVFDMFLAWAIQLLTGQGG
- the nusG gene encoding transcription termination/antitermination protein NusG; this translates as MALRWYVVHAYSGFENQVKRSLEERIVRSGLEERFGEILVPTEEVVEMREGQKRKSDRKFFPGYVLVQMDMNDETWHLVKDVPRVMGFIGGTGDRPVPISDREAQSILERVQEGAEKPRPKVLFEPGEVVRITEGPFNDFNGVVEEVDYEKSRLRVAVLIFGRSTPVELEFGQVEKG
- the rplK gene encoding 50S ribosomal protein L11; translation: MAKKIQAYIKLQVPAGQANPSPPVGPALGQHGVNIMEFCKAFNAQTQGMEQGLPTPVVITVYNDRSFTFVTKTPPASILLKKAAGVQKGSSVPNRDKVGSVNREQLEEIAKTKDPDLTAADLDAAVRTIAGSARSMGIKTEGV
- the rplA gene encoding 50S ribosomal protein L1; translation: MAKISKRMQAIREKLEPGKAYGIDEVLSLLKEIPKAKFAESVDVSVNLGVDPRKSDQVVRGSTVLPNGTGKTVRVAVFTQGANADAAKEAGADIVGMEDLAEEVKAGKMDFDVVVASPDAMRVVGQLGQILGPRGLMPNPKVGTVTPDVATAVKNAKAGQVRYRTDKGGIIHCSIGKIDFGDEALKQNLQALLGDLQKAKPSAAKGIYMKKVTLSTTMGPGVSVDMATLSL